In Streptomyces sp. NBC_00483, a single window of DNA contains:
- a CDS encoding FUSC family protein: protein MSWFRALKVTTRSGLTVERKRLEPLIALRGAAGLAIVLAVSLTLFGPAVAAGSAFGAYQAAIATFQRSWRPRPELALASGASLGISTFLGYLTGSHLFFFLPLLALWTYLAGLAWAAGPTIGIMASSNVAMMLVTITLPTTIAEAAGHAAMMAFGGLVQATLVILFPVRRWGAHRDALADALAAEADYARRLRHDAVAAFDPEPLMLARNAAALTPRQARTRPAQLHGARGLAERIRPVLASLADPAVGVPEEGVERDRVRELLAAAGAILDAAARAIRHGSPVKIPPGAIATFRSPDTGAILSGPPQRAASRLGSLLKDVLETAGGVRPTGAEDPEPPSPTGPKDRGSAPDPAAQSPQGLEGGHPPQGGENAQPPQGLDAPARPLRRPSIFQLLPVAARAIRREARPGSPILRHANRVAAVAVAGYLIGDVLPFGHGYWAPMSAVMVMRPDFSQTYSRAVARFGGTLVGVTAATAILQLAHPGTYLSAVLAVVCAGLMYLLMRTGQLAAQGCVAMYVVFLLGMGGQEWSQTVPERVVLTLVGGVLAMLSYALYPAWETPRLRTRLADWLEALGEYAAAVVAHYASPAGKSCPDVREALLKARDAHIAWEQAAARAKTEPVRHRGLSNAAADEAAHALHHIGRVVMLMEAHLPERGATPVPAADALADALRTATRDGAQAIRERRIPRWTPVREALDAWDGEGVPDRVVRRGAALFLETLEELSDALDTDVPPMTRESTEQR from the coding sequence ATGAGCTGGTTCCGGGCGTTGAAGGTGACCACGCGCTCGGGCCTGACCGTGGAGCGCAAACGCCTCGAACCGTTGATCGCGCTGCGGGGCGCCGCGGGGCTCGCGATCGTGCTCGCGGTGAGTCTTACGCTGTTCGGTCCCGCGGTGGCGGCCGGTTCCGCCTTCGGCGCGTACCAGGCGGCGATCGCCACGTTCCAGCGCAGCTGGCGGCCGCGGCCCGAACTGGCGCTCGCCTCCGGCGCGAGCCTCGGCATCTCGACGTTCCTGGGCTACCTCACCGGCTCCCACCTCTTCTTCTTCCTGCCACTGCTCGCGTTGTGGACGTATCTCGCCGGTCTCGCCTGGGCGGCGGGGCCGACCATCGGCATCATGGCCTCGTCGAACGTCGCGATGATGCTCGTGACCATCACCCTGCCGACGACGATCGCCGAGGCCGCGGGCCACGCGGCGATGATGGCCTTCGGCGGCCTGGTCCAGGCTACGCTGGTGATCCTCTTCCCCGTACGCAGATGGGGGGCGCACCGCGACGCGCTCGCCGACGCGCTTGCGGCGGAGGCCGATTACGCGCGGCGGTTGCGGCACGATGCGGTCGCCGCGTTCGACCCGGAGCCGCTGATGCTGGCGCGGAACGCGGCCGCGCTCACGCCCCGGCAGGCCCGGACCCGGCCCGCGCAGCTGCACGGTGCGCGGGGGCTCGCCGAGCGGATCCGGCCGGTGCTGGCCTCGTTGGCGGATCCGGCGGTCGGGGTGCCGGAGGAGGGGGTGGAGCGGGACCGGGTGCGGGAGTTGCTTGCCGCGGCGGGGGCGATTCTGGATGCTGCGGCGAGGGCGATTCGGCACGGGTCGCCGGTGAAGATTCCGCCGGGGGCGATTGCGACGTTTCGGTCCCCGGACACCGGGGCGATTCTGTCGGGGCCGCCGCAGCGGGCCGCGAGTCGTCTTGGGTCCCTTCTGAAGGACGTGCTGGAGACGGCGGGTGGGGTGCGGCCGACCGGTGCGGAGGATCCCGAGCCGCCATCGCCGACGGGGCCCAAAGATCGGGGCTCTGCCCCGGACCCCGCTGCTCAATCGCCGCAGGGGCTTGAAGGTGGTCATCCGCCGCAGGGTGGCGAGAATGCCCAGCCGCCGCAGGGGCTCGACGCGCCCGCACGGCCCTTGCGGCGGCCCAGCATCTTTCAGCTGCTCCCCGTCGCCGCGCGGGCGATCCGGCGGGAGGCGCGGCCCGGGTCGCCGATTTTGCGGCATGCGAATCGCGTGGCCGCGGTCGCCGTCGCCGGGTATCTCATCGGTGACGTCCTCCCGTTCGGGCACGGCTACTGGGCGCCGATGTCGGCCGTGATGGTCATGCGCCCCGACTTCTCGCAGACGTACTCACGGGCGGTGGCCCGGTTCGGCGGCACGCTCGTCGGCGTCACCGCGGCGACCGCGATCCTGCAACTGGCGCACCCCGGCACGTATCTCTCCGCGGTGCTCGCCGTGGTGTGCGCGGGGCTCATGTACCTGCTGATGCGCACGGGGCAGCTCGCCGCCCAGGGCTGCGTCGCCATGTACGTGGTGTTCCTGCTCGGCATGGGCGGGCAGGAGTGGAGCCAGACGGTCCCGGAGCGTGTCGTCCTCACGCTCGTCGGCGGCGTCCTCGCGATGCTGTCGTACGCCCTGTACCCGGCCTGGGAGACCCCCCGCCTGCGCACCCGGCTCGCCGACTGGCTGGAGGCGCTCGGCGAGTACGCCGCCGCGGTCGTCGCCCACTACGCGAGCCCGGCGGGCAAGAGCTGCCCGGACGTGCGCGAGGCCCTGCTGAAGGCCCGTGACGCGCACATCGCCTGGGAGCAGGCCGCGGCCCGCGCCAAGACCGAACCTGTACGCCACCGCGGGCTGTCCAACGCCGCCGCCGACGAGGCCGCGCACGCCCTGCACCACATCGGCCGCGTCGTGATGCTGATGGAGGCGCACCTGCCGGAGCGCGGCGCGACCCCCGTGCCCGCCGCGGACGCGCTCGCCGACGCGCTGCGCACCGCGACCCGCGACGGCGCCCAGGCCATCCGCGAGCGCCGGATCCCGCGCTGGACGCCGGTCCGCGAGGCCCTTGACGCCTGGGACGGCGAGGGCGTCCCCGACCGGGTGGTGCGCCGCGGGGCGGCGCTGTTCCTCGAGACGCTGGAGGAACTCTCCGACGCGCTCGACACCGACGTACCGCCGATGACCCGGGAGTCGACCGAGCAGAGGTGA
- a CDS encoding ArsR/SmtB family transcription factor yields MAAVRAAAEGTAGGHRAAPVHVEPADVSLEAALVALADPVRRMLVRGLAGAADWEHTCGTFDVPVTKATLSRHFSVLREAGLLEQRDAGPRRLNRLRRAEFDARFPGLLDLVLREGE; encoded by the coding sequence ATGGCGGCGGTGCGGGCAGCGGCGGAAGGTACGGCGGGCGGCCATCGGGCGGCGCCGGTGCATGTCGAACCGGCGGACGTCTCCCTGGAGGCGGCGCTCGTCGCGCTCGCCGACCCGGTGCGCCGCATGCTCGTGCGCGGGCTGGCCGGGGCCGCCGACTGGGAGCACACCTGCGGCACCTTCGATGTGCCGGTCACGAAGGCGACGCTGAGCCGGCACTTCTCCGTGCTCCGTGAGGCGGGCCTGCTCGAGCAGCGGGACGCCGGGCCCAGGCGCCTCAACCGGCTGCGCCGCGCCGAGTTCGACGCCCGTTTTCCCGGCCTCCTGGACCTGGTGCTCCGCGAAGGGGAGTAG
- a CDS encoding Gfo/Idh/MocA family protein: MSLSLTQQSPVRVGIVGLSAKRGWAATAHLPALRRLKGFEVRALSASSADSARAAAEKYGIAHSFGTAAELAASDEVDLVVVTVKVPDHREIIESALAAGKAVLSEWPLGVDLAEAEGLAALAAERGLRTFTGLQARSAPLVRHLRDLIADGYVGEVLSTSIVASGRGWGAEVPEGSAYLLDRSTGANMLTIPFGHTLDGLISVLGDFDDTARVGAVTATRRRELKDPRTGDIHRPDVPDQVVLGGVLASGAVASVHYRGGTSRGTDFLWEINGTEGDLVVTGDHGHLQMGEYTISGARGSDTELSELPVPERYFEPELAELRGTPAYNVGAAYAQLRRDLADGTSVVPDFAHAVRHHRLLDRVERAAENG; encoded by the coding sequence ATGTCCCTTTCCTTGACCCAGCAGTCTCCCGTCCGCGTGGGCATCGTCGGCCTCTCCGCCAAGCGCGGCTGGGCCGCCACCGCCCACCTGCCCGCCCTGCGCCGACTCAAGGGCTTTGAAGTGCGCGCACTCTCCGCGAGCAGCGCCGACTCCGCGAGGGCGGCCGCCGAGAAGTACGGCATCGCCCACTCCTTCGGCACCGCCGCCGAGCTGGCCGCGTCCGACGAGGTCGACCTCGTCGTGGTCACCGTCAAGGTGCCGGACCACCGGGAGATCATCGAGTCCGCCCTCGCCGCGGGGAAGGCGGTGCTCTCCGAGTGGCCGCTGGGCGTCGATCTCGCCGAGGCCGAGGGGCTCGCCGCGCTCGCCGCGGAGCGCGGCCTGCGCACCTTCACCGGCCTCCAGGCGCGCTCCGCCCCGCTCGTACGCCACCTGCGCGACCTGATCGCGGACGGCTATGTGGGCGAGGTGCTGTCCACCAGCATCGTGGCGTCCGGGCGCGGCTGGGGAGCGGAGGTGCCGGAGGGCAGCGCGTATCTCCTGGACCGGTCCACCGGGGCGAACATGCTGACCATCCCGTTCGGCCACACGCTGGACGGGCTGATCTCGGTCCTCGGGGACTTCGACGACACCGCGCGGGTCGGCGCCGTCACCGCCACCCGCCGCCGGGAGCTCAAGGACCCGCGCACGGGCGACATCCACCGGCCCGACGTCCCCGACCAGGTGGTGCTCGGCGGGGTGCTCGCCTCCGGCGCGGTGGCCTCCGTGCACTACCGGGGCGGCACGTCGCGCGGCACCGACTTCCTCTGGGAGATCAACGGCACCGAGGGCGACCTGGTCGTGACCGGCGACCACGGGCATCTGCAGATGGGCGAGTACACGATCAGCGGGGCGCGCGGCTCCGACACCGAACTGTCCGAACTCCCCGTCCCCGAGCGGTACTTCGAGCCCGAGCTCGCGGAGCTGCGCGGCACCCCCGCGTACAACGTCGGCGCCGCCTACGCCCAGCTCCGCCGCGATCTGGCCGACGGCACGTCCGTCGTCCCCGACTTCGCGCACGCCGTCCGGCACCACCGGCTGCTGGACCGCGTCGAGCGCGCGGCGGAGAACGGCTGA
- a CDS encoding DUF2786 domain-containing protein, with translation MSGTSSDSTVERAFAAALHDGGDLDTGASLLAADPSSDAELALRGREFVRRAWERGWQPADVLRMVVRGEGLDAAHERLAARLIRTETERYESLPPRWAGQLAELPAEEPARTDRFSGATVALELYRLLARLPAIEPVGSVPGESITVPVAGEPRALAKIRALLAKAERTGYPPEAEALSAKAQELMARHSVDEALLASRTHAKDAPTACRIGVDAPYETAKAVLLDAVAGANRCRAVWNSAFGFSTVVGFEPDLEVVEVLHTSLLVQATAAMTRAEAEQRAGGRKRTKTFRQSFLAAYAHRIGDRLAAVAERVTGEVGEAGEVLPVLAARDVAVTGRAEEMFPETVTTRLRGVTDGAGWAEGVEAAQRARLDT, from the coding sequence ATGAGCGGTACGAGCAGTGACAGCACGGTCGAGCGGGCCTTCGCCGCCGCCCTCCACGACGGCGGCGATCTCGACACCGGCGCGTCACTGCTCGCCGCCGACCCTTCTTCCGACGCCGAACTCGCCCTGCGGGGACGGGAGTTCGTGCGGCGGGCGTGGGAGCGCGGCTGGCAGCCGGCCGACGTGCTGCGGATGGTCGTACGGGGGGAAGGGCTGGATGCGGCCCACGAACGGCTCGCGGCCCGCCTGATCCGCACCGAGACCGAGCGGTACGAGAGCCTGCCGCCGCGCTGGGCCGGCCAGCTCGCCGAGCTTCCGGCGGAGGAACCCGCGCGCACGGACCGGTTCTCGGGCGCCACCGTCGCCCTGGAGCTGTACCGGCTGCTTGCGCGGCTGCCCGCCATCGAGCCGGTCGGGTCGGTGCCGGGTGAGTCGATCACCGTCCCCGTGGCGGGCGAGCCGCGCGCCCTGGCGAAGATCCGCGCGCTGCTCGCCAAGGCGGAGCGGACCGGGTACCCGCCGGAGGCGGAGGCGCTGTCGGCGAAGGCGCAGGAGCTGATGGCCCGGCACTCGGTCGACGAGGCGCTGCTCGCCTCCCGTACGCACGCGAAGGACGCGCCCACCGCCTGTCGGATCGGCGTCGACGCCCCCTACGAGACGGCGAAGGCGGTCCTCCTCGACGCGGTGGCGGGCGCCAATCGCTGTCGCGCGGTCTGGAACTCCGCGTTCGGGTTCTCGACCGTGGTCGGCTTTGAGCCGGACCTGGAGGTCGTCGAGGTGCTTCACACGTCGTTGCTCGTGCAGGCCACCGCCGCGATGACGCGCGCCGAGGCCGAGCAGCGGGCGGGCGGTCGCAAGCGTACGAAGACCTTCCGGCAGTCGTTCCTCGCCGCGTACGCGCACCGGATCGGGGACCGGCTCGCCGCCGTCGCCGAGCGGGTGACGGGTGAGGTGGGTGAGGCGGGCGAGGTGCTGCCGGTGCTCGCCGCGCGGGACGTCGCGGTCACGGGGCGGGCCGAGGAGATGTTCCCCGAGACCGTGACGACGCGGCTGAGGGGCGTCACCGACGGGGCCGGCTGGGCCGAGGGCGTCGAGGCGGCACAGCGGGCCCGCCTCGACACGTAG
- the bla gene encoding class A beta-lactamase, with translation MPTTRRAILTTASALGVTALAGSATAQAATATARAATGTSHAESADGRFTALERRHGARLGVFAHDIRTGRTVRHRADERFPMCSTFKTLAVAAVLRDLDKNGEFLARRIHYTQADIDRAGGAPVTGEPKNLKHGMTVSELCGAAISYSDNTAANLLMEHLGGPTAVTRFCRSTGDRTTRLDRWEPELNSAEPGRVTDTTTPRAIGTTYAHLVLGGVLAPADRDRLTRWLLANTTSAERFRKALPADWVLGDKTGTGSYGTANDVGIAWTPDGAPVVLSVLSTKPDKDAEGDSPLVARAAELIVESLGS, from the coding sequence GTGCCCACCACCCGCCGCGCCATCCTCACCACCGCGAGCGCCCTCGGCGTCACCGCGCTCGCCGGTTCCGCCACCGCCCAAGCGGCTACCGCCACCGCCCGAGCGGCCACCGGCACCTCCCACGCCGAGTCGGCCGACGGCCGCTTCACCGCCCTCGAGCGCCGGCACGGCGCCCGCCTCGGCGTGTTCGCGCACGACATCCGCACCGGGCGCACCGTCCGGCACCGTGCCGACGAGCGTTTCCCGATGTGTTCCACGTTCAAGACGCTCGCGGTCGCCGCCGTGCTGCGCGACCTCGACAAGAACGGCGAGTTCCTGGCCCGCCGCATCCACTACACGCAGGCCGACATCGACCGCGCGGGCGGCGCCCCGGTCACCGGGGAGCCGAAGAACCTCAAGCACGGCATGACCGTCTCCGAGCTGTGCGGCGCCGCGATCTCGTACAGCGACAACACCGCCGCCAACCTCCTCATGGAGCACCTCGGCGGCCCCACCGCCGTCACCCGCTTCTGCCGCTCGACCGGCGACCGCACGACCCGCCTCGACCGCTGGGAGCCCGAGCTGAACTCGGCCGAGCCGGGCCGCGTCACCGACACCACCACGCCCCGCGCGATCGGTACGACGTACGCGCACCTCGTCCTCGGCGGCGTCCTCGCCCCCGCCGACCGCGACCGGCTGACGCGGTGGCTGCTCGCCAACACCACCAGCGCCGAACGCTTCCGCAAGGCCCTGCCCGCGGACTGGGTGCTCGGCGACAAGACCGGCACCGGCTCGTACGGCACCGCCAACGACGTCGGCATCGCCTGGACGCCGGACGGGGCGCCGGTGGTGCTGTCCGTCCTGTCGACCAAGCCGGACAAGGACGCCGAGGGCGACAGCCCGCTCGTGGCGCGCGCCGCCGAGCTGATCGTGGAGTCGCTCGGCTCCTGA
- a CDS encoding nitrilase-related carbon-nitrogen hydrolase, producing the protein MRVALAQTDCELGDVDANLDTAREQIAQAGDQGADLVVFPELSLHGYHLGGLKSDTSIATNDPRLLGLTTPDGPDVMVGLHEHTSLRAYNTSAYYSGGALLHAHRKLYLPNYLAWEERKHVSPGQHSRAYDLPGDHGRAATLVCNDAWQPVLPWLAVQDGAEVLFVPANSAATLDPEAMDTTLYWDTLLSYTAKMLQCWVVFVNRVGNENGASFWGGSRVISPRGTAVAQAPQWEPGLVTVDIDVHEARRQRRAVPLVAEARLGLIDREVRRLIDEGGDS; encoded by the coding sequence ATGAGAGTGGCACTGGCGCAGACCGACTGCGAACTCGGCGATGTGGACGCCAACCTGGACACGGCCCGCGAGCAGATCGCGCAGGCCGGGGACCAGGGAGCGGACCTGGTCGTCTTTCCCGAACTGAGCCTGCACGGCTATCACCTGGGCGGCCTGAAGTCCGACACGTCGATCGCCACGAACGACCCGCGTCTGCTCGGCCTCACGACGCCGGACGGCCCCGACGTCATGGTGGGCCTGCACGAACACACCAGCCTGCGCGCGTACAACACCTCCGCGTACTACTCGGGCGGCGCCCTGCTGCACGCCCACCGCAAGCTGTACCTCCCGAACTACCTGGCCTGGGAGGAGCGCAAGCACGTCAGCCCCGGCCAGCACTCCCGCGCGTACGACCTGCCCGGCGACCACGGCAGGGCCGCGACGCTGGTCTGCAACGACGCGTGGCAGCCGGTGCTTCCGTGGCTGGCGGTGCAGGACGGCGCGGAGGTCCTGTTCGTCCCCGCGAACAGCGCGGCGACGCTCGACCCCGAGGCCATGGACACCACCCTCTACTGGGACACCCTCCTCTCCTACACGGCGAAGATGCTCCAGTGCTGGGTCGTCTTCGTGAACCGCGTCGGCAACGAGAACGGGGCGTCCTTCTGGGGCGGCTCCCGGGTCATCAGCCCGCGCGGCACGGCCGTGGCGCAGGCGCCGCAGTGGGAGCCGGGCCTCGTGACGGTCGACATCGACGTCCACGAGGCACGCCGCCAGCGCAGGGCGGTCCCCTTGGTGGCGGAGGCCCGCCTGGGCCTGATCGACCGCGAGGTCCGCCGCCTGATCGACGAGGGCGGCGACAGCTAG
- a CDS encoding bifunctional 3'-5' exonuclease/DNA polymerase produces the protein MTERWALAPTEHGGADLAPLGPDGLPAGPVVREPDLAEAVRTRPEVTRWVWRDTHAVYPHLLAAGVRVERCYDIEAAENLLIAHEGRHGDPRSAAAALARLKGAPVPPDPPPRVAAPGSQSSLFEPRPPVDVPLTDLVDVYAEQQRRHEATAQPGRMRLLTASESAGMLVAAEMHASGLPWRADVHRSVLQELLGERYGGGGEPRRLAELADEVSAAFGRPVRPDLPADVIKAFAHAGIKLTSTRRWEIEGIDHPAVPPLIEYKKLYRIYTAHGWSWLQDWVREGRFRPEYLPGGTVSGRWTTNGGGALQIPKVIRRAVIADPGWRLVVADADQMEPRVLAAISRDPAFMDVSGQAADLYQAVSDRAFAGDRGQAKLAVLGAIYGQTSGDGLKNLALLRRRFPQAVAYVDEAARAGEEGRLVRTWLGRTCPPAVGSADPDEAGIPQDDPEQPSEAGGLTYGYASSNSRARGRFTRNFVVQGSAADWTLLVLAALRRELTDMAAELVFFQHDEVIVHCPAEETDRVSEAIREAAALAGRIAFGETPVRFPFTVAVVECYADAK, from the coding sequence GTGACCGAACGATGGGCTCTCGCCCCCACCGAGCACGGCGGAGCGGACCTCGCCCCGCTGGGCCCGGACGGGCTGCCCGCAGGACCCGTCGTCCGGGAGCCGGACCTCGCCGAGGCAGTCCGCACCCGACCGGAGGTCACCCGCTGGGTCTGGCGCGACACCCACGCCGTATACCCCCACCTGCTCGCCGCCGGCGTCCGCGTCGAACGCTGCTACGACATCGAGGCCGCCGAGAACCTCCTGATCGCCCACGAGGGCCGGCACGGCGACCCCCGTTCCGCCGCGGCGGCCCTGGCCCGCCTCAAAGGGGCGCCGGTCCCGCCCGACCCCCCGCCCCGCGTCGCCGCCCCCGGCTCCCAGTCCTCCCTCTTCGAGCCCCGCCCACCCGTCGACGTCCCGCTGACCGACCTCGTCGACGTATACGCGGAGCAGCAGCGCCGCCACGAGGCGACCGCCCAGCCGGGCCGAATGCGGCTGCTGACCGCGTCCGAGTCGGCGGGCATGCTGGTGGCGGCGGAGATGCACGCGTCAGGCCTGCCATGGCGCGCGGACGTCCACAGGTCCGTACTCCAGGAACTCCTCGGCGAACGCTACGGAGGCGGCGGCGAACCACGCCGCCTGGCAGAACTGGCGGACGAGGTGTCGGCGGCGTTCGGCAGACCGGTACGCCCCGACCTCCCCGCCGACGTGATCAAGGCCTTCGCCCACGCCGGCATCAAACTCACCTCGACCCGCCGCTGGGAGATCGAGGGCATCGACCACCCGGCCGTACCGCCCCTGATCGAGTACAAGAAGCTGTACCGGATCTATACGGCACACGGCTGGTCCTGGCTCCAGGACTGGGTCAGGGAGGGCCGCTTCAGACCCGAGTACCTGCCCGGCGGCACCGTCTCCGGCCGCTGGACGACGAACGGCGGCGGCGCACTCCAAATCCCCAAGGTCATCCGCCGCGCGGTGATCGCCGACCCCGGCTGGCGACTCGTCGTGGCCGACGCCGACCAGATGGAGCCCCGCGTCCTGGCCGCGATCTCCCGCGACCCGGCGTTCATGGACGTCTCGGGCCAGGCCGCCGACCTCTACCAGGCGGTCTCCGACCGGGCGTTCGCCGGTGACCGGGGCCAGGCCAAACTGGCCGTGCTCGGCGCCATATACGGGCAGACCTCGGGCGACGGCCTGAAGAACCTGGCCCTGCTGCGACGCCGCTTCCCGCAGGCAGTCGCATACGTCGACGAGGCGGCGCGCGCGGGCGAGGAAGGCCGTCTCGTGCGCACGTGGCTGGGCCGCACCTGCCCACCCGCCGTGGGCTCCGCCGACCCGGACGAGGCCGGCATCCCCCAGGACGATCCCGAACAGCCTTCAGAGGCAGGTGGATTGACGTACGGCTACGCCTCGTCGAACTCCCGCGCCCGCGGCCGCTTCACCCGCAACTTCGTCGTACAGGGCAGCGCCGCCGACTGGACCCTGCTCGTCCTCGCCGCGCTGCGCCGCGAACTCACGGACATGGCAGCCGAGTTGGTCTTCTTCCAACACGACGAGGTGATCGTGCACTGCCCCGCGGAAGAGACGGACCGGGTCAGCGAGGCAATCCGCGAAGCAGCCGCCCTGGCCGGCCGAATCGCCTTCGGCGAAACCCCGGTGCGCTTCCCGTTCACGGTGGCGGTCGTGGAGTGCTACGCGGACGCGAAGTGA
- a CDS encoding MFS transporter, translating into MTSSAVGAGVAAPARPAVAGGRVAVAAAVLALLLAAMDATVMGTVLPSVLSDVGGGSGGGYAWLVSGFMLAQVAGTPLAGWVADRLDDRVLAVGSTLVFLGASVLAGVAGSFGVLVAARVLHGLAAGAIVVSSYVIVGRVFGAERRAKAQSMLSMVWGVAAVLGPVVGAAVTEAWGWRWVFFLNVPLCAFVVLAVVLALPKRAAASAPRQRSGFPAGEYLLVTGGSALVLVGLQGGELGLGTIGGVLAAVVGLLALVLVRRFGGGLVPRQILARTPSAGAALATVGACVVMYATVTVLPVRLAASGTSTTGIAVVVGLAALGWVAGSAVTGGLVARHGYRPSMLVGALALLVSASLSATGELAWLAGTTAGIGTGAVTATTLALIQDQSPPEQLGVATSAATMLRNLGSAAGVNGIAALTAALATTSHQDQQNRAFWVLAAVVVVAVLAPAVVAPRRRTTTG; encoded by the coding sequence ATGACGTCCTCGGCCGTGGGCGCGGGCGTCGCGGCGCCCGCCCGTCCGGCCGTGGCCGGGGGCAGGGTCGCCGTCGCGGCGGCCGTGCTCGCCCTGCTCCTGGCCGCGATGGACGCCACCGTCATGGGCACGGTGCTGCCCAGCGTCCTGTCCGACGTCGGCGGCGGCTCGGGCGGTGGATACGCCTGGCTCGTCTCGGGGTTCATGCTGGCCCAGGTGGCGGGCACGCCGCTGGCCGGCTGGGTCGCCGACCGGCTCGACGACCGGGTGCTCGCCGTCGGCTCGACGCTGGTCTTCCTCGGCGCCTCGGTGCTCGCCGGGGTCGCGGGCTCGTTCGGCGTGCTGGTCGCGGCCCGGGTGCTGCACGGCCTGGCCGCGGGCGCGATCGTCGTCTCCAGCTACGTCATCGTGGGCCGGGTCTTCGGCGCCGAACGGCGCGCCAAGGCGCAGTCGATGCTGAGCATGGTCTGGGGCGTGGCGGCGGTCCTCGGCCCGGTGGTCGGCGCGGCCGTCACCGAGGCGTGGGGCTGGCGCTGGGTGTTCTTCCTGAACGTGCCGCTGTGCGCATTCGTCGTCCTGGCCGTCGTCCTCGCCCTCCCGAAGCGGGCAGCGGCCTCGGCGCCCCGGCAGCGCTCCGGCTTCCCGGCCGGGGAGTACCTGCTGGTCACGGGCGGCTCCGCGCTGGTCCTCGTTGGACTCCAGGGCGGCGAGCTCGGCCTCGGCACGATCGGCGGCGTCCTCGCCGCGGTCGTCGGGCTGCTGGCGCTCGTCCTGGTACGCCGCTTCGGCGGCGGCCTCGTACCGCGCCAGATCCTGGCCCGTACGCCCTCGGCCGGCGCGGCCCTGGCCACTGTCGGCGCCTGCGTCGTGATGTACGCGACGGTCACCGTGCTGCCCGTACGCCTCGCCGCCTCCGGGACCTCGACCACGGGAATCGCCGTGGTCGTCGGCCTCGCCGCGCTCGGCTGGGTCGCGGGAAGCGCCGTCACCGGCGGGCTCGTGGCCCGGCACGGCTACCGGCCCTCGATGCTGGTGGGCGCGCTCGCCCTCCTGGTGAGCGCCTCGCTCAGCGCGACCGGCGAACTCGCCTGGCTGGCCGGTACGACGGCGGGCATCGGCACCGGCGCCGTCACGGCGACGACGCTCGCGCTGATCCAGGACCAGTCGCCGCCCGAGCAGTTGGGCGTGGCCACCTCGGCCGCGACGATGCTGCGCAACCTCGGCTCGGCAGCCGGCGTGAACGGCATCGCTGCCCTCACCGCCGCCCTGGCCACCACCTCTCACCAGGACCAGCAGAACCGGGCGTTCTGGGTCCTCGCCGCGGTGGTCGTCGTGGCGGTCCTCGCCCCGGCGGTGGTCGCACCCCGCCGCCGTACGACCACGGGGTGA
- a CDS encoding darcynin family protein has protein sequence MKYGIVIRYEFDASWLRLSREQRGEKEQVFQKEIVGPFADRMSVRHFDAEAFATDYSDFLFVETDDIKTYYFFIEKLRDSEFIAEGWVRLRDISIGLQDGYKEYENDQG, from the coding sequence ATGAAGTACGGCATCGTCATCCGCTACGAATTCGACGCCTCCTGGCTCCGGTTGAGCCGCGAACAGCGGGGCGAGAAGGAACAGGTCTTCCAGAAGGAGATCGTCGGGCCCTTCGCGGACCGGATGTCCGTCCGGCACTTCGACGCCGAGGCGTTCGCCACGGACTACTCCGACTTCCTGTTCGTCGAGACCGACGACATCAAGACCTACTACTTCTTCATCGAGAAGCTGCGGGACAGCGAGTTCATCGCCGAGGGCTGGGTGCGGCTGCGCGACATCTCCATCGGGCTGCAGGACGGCTACAAGGAGTACGAGAATGACCAGGGCTGA